Genomic window (Pseudomonas sp. L5B5):
GCATCGGTCGGCGACGAAGCCCCGGCGCTGGACCTGGAGGACGACGCGCCGGTCAGCAGCGGCGGCCGGGTGGTGGCCGGCATGGAGCAGATCAAGCGCCTGGTGCAGGTGGACCAGAAACCCATCGGCCGCACCCCGCGCTCCAATCTCGCGACCTACACCGGGCTGTTCGATCATGTGCGCAAGCTGTTCGCCGCGACCCCCGAGGCCCGGGAACGGGGGTTTGATGCCGGGCAGTTTTCCTTCAACGTGGCCAAGGGGCGTTGCCCGGCCTGTGAGGGCGAGGGTTTTGTCAGCGTCGAATTGCTGTTCATGCCCAGCGTCTTCGCCCCGTGCCCGACCTGCCATGGCGCGCGCTACAACCCCCAGACCCTGGCCGTGACCTGGCAGGGCTTGAACATCGCCCAGGTGCTGCAGTTGAGTGTCGAGCAGGCCTTGCCAGTCTTCGCCGAGCAACCGGGCATCCGCCGCGCCCTGGAAGTGCTGCGCGATATCGGCCTGGATTACCTGCGCCTGGGCCAGCCGGCGACTGAGCTGTCCGGCGGCGAGGCGCAGCGCATCAAGCTGGCCACCGAGCTGCAACGCAATGCCCGGGGCGCGACCCTGTATGTGCTGGACGAACCCACCACCGGCCTGCACCCTCGGGATGTGGATCGCCTGCTGGAGCAGTTGGACAAGCTGGTGGCGGCAGGGCACAGCCTGGTGGTGGTCGAGCACGAAATGCGCGTGGTGGCCCAGGCTGACTGGGTCATCGACATCGGTCCCGGAGCAGGGGATGAGGGAGGCCGCCTGGTGGCTTGTGGCACGCCCGAGCAGCTGGCCCGGCAGGGTGACAGCCGCACCGCGCCCTTCCTGGCCGCAGCCCTGGCTGGGGATTGATCCAGGACAGCCGATGGCGACGAACGGTTACCGCTGGTCTGATTGACGGTCGACAGACCCGGGGGGCCAAGGCCATGCTGATGACTGGCAGGGGCGTCACGGCGCCCCTGCTACCGATCAACCACGGAGGTGTTCCATGCCGGTGACCCACGATCTTTACCAGGACCTGAGCTGCAGCAAAGAAGACATTCAACAGCGTCGTGCCGAGGATCCCCACCTCAATGCCCTGTTCGACAAATACAACAGTATCGACGACCAGGTGCTCAAGGCCGAAGCTGCGGCTGCCGCAGACGACGAAGTAAGGAAACTCAAGGAACGACGCCTGCTGATCAAGGACGAGATCTCCCAGAAACTCACCGCCCGCTCCTGACCTCCCGTCCATCGCGCCTGTGGCCAGGCCACAGGCCGCCTTCAACTCAACCAAGCTACCGCGTCTGCGACCGGTCGTGCAGCGGCCGCAGGTCAGCGTTTGGGCTGATTCATCTGGTGCCCGCTGCGCGGTCATGCGCAGCCTTGGGCAGCGGCTACACGAAGCTGTTGTAGCCGCTGCCGAGCCTGCGAGGCTGCGCCAAGGTCCGCAGGACCTTCAACCCACCCGAGTTCGCCGCACGCCCCTGCGGGCCGGGCGTTCAACGTTCGCCAGCCAGGGCCTCCTGCAACGGCAGGCGCGCCATGTGCCGGGCACTCAGGGAACCCAGGTACAACGCGTCCCCGTATTCGCGCACCGTGGTGATCGGCGAGTAGTTGCCGCTGCTGCCGTCCTGCAGGTTGGCGATCACCCGGCCCTGGGTGTCCAGCCCCAGCACGAAGCCGCGTTTCTCCACCGGCTTGGGCAGGACCAGCATCGCCCGCACCAGCATCTTGCGCACGAACGGATAGGGCGCGGTGCCGTCCAGCAGCGAATTGCGCGGCGCATACAAGGCTACCCAGAACCGGTCGCGACCATTGAAGCTGAGGTTGTCCGGCAGGCCTGGCAGGTTGTCGATGAACAGGTCGTGCTGGCCGGCCTTGTCTCCCTTGAGCCAGTAGCGGCTGATGCGATAGGCCCCGGTTTCATTGACCAGGACAAAGGCTTCGTCCGGCCCCAGGGCGATGCCATTGGCGAACTCCAGCCCGTCCAGCAGGACTTCGGTGCGACCGCTCTGGAAATCGTAGCGCAACAGTCGGCCGTCGCCGCCGTGCTCGATCACCGCTTCGCCGTCGTGGCCGTAACCCCAGCGGCTGCTGGCATCGCTGAAGTACGCATAGCGTCCGGCAGCATCCACCGCGACATCGTCAGTGAAACCGAACTTCAGGCCATTGGCCTCGCTGCTCAGGGGATGCACCTGGCCCTGGTCGTCCAGGGCCAGCAGGCCCTTGATGGCATCGGCGACGATCAAGCGGCCATCCGGATGCCGGGCCAGGCCCAAGGGCCGGCCACCGGTATTGGCCAGCACCTTGAGTGCCGTGCCGTCGAGGCTGGTCTGGATCACTCGGCCGTCGTGCAGGCCGGCGATCAACTGGTCATGTTCCAGCAACAGGGCTTCGGGGCCGGCGATGTCCCTGGCTCCAACGGCCTGTACCGCCTTGAGCTTGTGGTTCTCGGCGAACGGGCCCTGGCTCAGCGAGGGGGCCGGTGCGGGGTTCCAGGCCACCGGCTGGACCTGGGTCGGCGCCAGCAGCAGGAAGGCCAGGATGGCGACGACCAGCAGCAGGATGATCCGGCCGGCACCGAAGCGGCGAGGGGCGATCTGGTTCATGCAGTGACTCCTGTCTGTGTCCGGTTCAGGACGGGCTGCCTGCCGGGACGGCGGGCTTCTGGGCAATGGCTTGCTGGGCCATTTTGCACAATGCCTGCATCGAGGCGGCGGACTCCTGTTCTATCCGTCGCTTGAATAACAGCCGACTACCCAGGCGCATCAGCAGGCTGTCGAAGCGGTACTCCAGGGTCCGCACGAAACGGCTGTGGCCGTTTGCCAGGGGCTGGCATTCGTAGGTGACCTGCAACCATAGACCATGATCGCCCCGGGCTGTAGCGCGCCAGCGCTGGCCCGGCAGGTACTCCTCGACCCGCCAGCTCAGGTGGCCGCTGCGTCCGCCGGCGTGGATGTCTTCCTCGAAACCCTGGCCTGCCGCCAGGGGGCCATCAGCGCCCTGGACCTTGAGCGACGAGGGGTGCCATTGCGGCCAGCACCGTGGGCTGGCGGCATAGGCCAGGGTATCGGCGCTGCTGCGGGGAATGTCGACCTGGTGCTGCATGCGAGTCATGGGCGTGGACCTGGTGAGGGAGTGGGACGGCACCGGAGTGTCTTGCGCTTGCCAGTACAGGGTGCCGAACAGCCAGTCCATCAGCGGCAGCACGATATTGAAGTTGCGTTCCTGCATCAGGTCGCGGCGGTGATGCAGTTCGTGCAGGTGCCGCATCTGGCGAATCCAGGGCAGGCGTGCCAGAGGGTGACTGGCCGGCAGGTGTTCGCAGGCATGGAAGATCTCGTAGGCCAGGTAGCCGATCACCGTGCAACTGGCGAACAGCGCCGCGACGTTGGCGTTCCACAAGCCCAGCATGCCCCACAGCGGCAGGGCGAACAGCAGGCTGTGGAGCACGATCAGCCACGCCGGAAACAGGATCACCCGCCAGTCCCGGCGGCCTTCGTAGGTCATCAGCCCAGGGGTGAAGAAACTGTGGTGATCACCGGTATGCCGGGCGTAGAACATCCGGGCAAAACGCTGCTTGTGATGCCCCAGCCAGCGGTGCACCACGTAGATGCACAGGTTGAAGAACAGCAGGGCCAGCGGTACCGCCAGCCATTCCAGCGGCTGCACCCGGTCCAGGGTGCTCCACAGCAGGGCGATGCACAGCAGGCCATAGGCCAGGACAAAACCGCCGTGAAGCCAGGGGTTGTAGCGCGGACTGACCGCAGCCCGGTATTGCTGGCGAAAATGCTGGGTGGTATCGCGCACGGTGTCGCTCCCGTTGCTGTTCTTGTTGGGCAGCAGCGTAGCCGGCGGTTAATTATCCAGCCAATGGATAGTGGGAATGAGCAATATTCATCAAGCTGAAGACTGTCGGCTCGGCAGCTGAGGCCGGATGCAGTGCGCTCCAGGGCATTTGCGGGGTTCGGCGGAGGGGCTTGGCTTGGGGGCAGGATGGGCCAGGACGCTTGCCGCGTCTGCTGCGCGTGTTGGAGAATCCTGCCCTTCAGGTTCGTTTGGAGCGGTATCCAGTGAAGGATGTTTCATTGCTTGTGCAGGCCCTTGGCAGGGACGAGGCCACTCGGCTGATCTGTACGCTGGCAATCGGTTCGCTGTGCGCATTGCGCGCCGGGGCCATTGCTCTGGAAGAGGCCGAGAGGATGGTGTTCACGCCAGGGACTGCAAGCATCTTGCGGGCCAAGGGCCTGCCCGACGAACTGAGCGAGCTGGTGCTTCAGGGCTGCGAGCTGGAGGATGTCCAGAGCCTGATACCCGAGCGGCTGGATGCCCATGTGCAGCGCCTGATCGAGTGCTTCACCGCGGTACTCCGGGCGGATGCAGGTTATGCACAAAGGGCCGACGAGAGAGTCGGACGGGAGCGTCTTTTTGTCATTGCCTGACGCTGTGCCTCACAAACCCGAGACGCAAGCCTTGGATGGAATCGGTTACCCGCGACGCCGGGTGTTTCTGGGGTTCTTTTTCTGCCCCCTGGTGGCCGGCCTGGTCGCTGGTCTCTACCAGTTCGTCGCGCTCCTGGCGCACCTGGCCAGCAACCCACGCTTGATCGGTGAAGTGAGAGGGGGCGAGTTGATGCTGGTGCCGATCCTGGCGCCACTGATGGCCCAGTTGCTGTTCCTCTTGCCGGCCCTGGGGTTGGCCCTGATGGTGATGTTGCTCAAGGTTCGTCGCAGCCCACGCGCCTGTGGCGTACTGGCGCTGGTCGGTGGCAGTCTCGCGGCCTTGTGGGTGTTGCCGCTCATTGCGCTTGTGGTCAGGGAGTCCGGGAAAGTGGGCTTCAGCGACTATCAGCCTGAACTGCTGGTGCTCTTTGGCCTCGGTGCCCTGACGTGCGGCTTGGCGGCGCGTTGCTTCCTGCCAAAACGGCACCTTGGCAGCCCGGTGCCCGAGAACGTTGCCGGGGAGCGGACGGCGATCATTGACACGTGAAGCACGGGCTGCAGATTATCCAGGTCATGGATAACCGGAGTAGGCCCTATTCATGAAGCTGAATCTGCAGCGCCTGGACCTCAACCTGTTGCGGGTGTTCGACGCCTTGATGCAGGAACAGAACCTGTCTCGGGCAGCGGTGCGCCTGAACCTCAGCCAACCTGCGGTGAGCAATGCCCTGGCGCGCCTGCGCCGGCACCTGGACGAGCCGCTGTTCATCCGTACCGCCCGTGGCATGCAGCCCACTTCCCGGGCCCAGAGCCTGCACATTGCGGTGCGCCAGGCCCTGCATCTGCTGCAACAGGGCCTGGACCCCTCCGCCGAGTTCGACCCGGCGGCGGCCGACCAGCTGTTCACCCTGTCGATGAACGACTACGCCCAGGCTCGCTTGTTGCCGGCGTTGTCCCAGCGCTTGCAGCACGTGGCGCCGCGGATTCGCCTGGCCGTACGCAGCGACAGCGCCGACTCGCTGGCCGCCTGGCTGAGCGCAGGGATGCTCGACCTGGCGGTGGACTACCTGTATTTCGACAACCCGGACCTGTGCTACCAGCCCTTGCTGGAAGAACATCTGGTGGTGATCGGTCGTGCCGGGCATCCGGCCTTCGAACCGCGACTGGACCTGGCGGCCTACCAGGGGTGCCGGCATGTGGCGATTCCCGATCGTGGCGGACGTGGCTCGCCGCTGGAAATCGTCCTGGGCTCGGCGCGCGTCCAGCGCCAGGTACAGCTGTTCGTGCCCAACTACCTGAGCATTCCGCTGATCGTCGCCCAGTCCGATCTCCTGGGCACGGTACCGCGTCACCTGGCAGAGCATTTCGCCGCGCTGCTGCCGATTCGCATCGCCAGCTTGCCCCTGCTGGCATCGCCGGTGCAGGTCAGCCTGATCTGGCATCGCCAACAGCAACAGGCACCTGGGCTGCAATGGCTACGGGGCGAAATTGCTGCTTTGTCGGGCACGGCGGCGAGCCAGATGCCTGTCGGTTAGCAGCCAGGCTTTCACGGGACTGGAGCCTTTGCGGGTACTGGCCTGCCCCGAGATTTTTCCTACCTCTATTCAAGAAGTGTCTTGAGTCCAGCCGGGTGGTGGTTTGGCTAGCATGGATTTTTGCCCGGAGCCGCTGGCCATGCAGACCCTGAACGTATTGCTGTTGTGTTCGAGCACCTTCAGGGTCCGGCGTTTCTCACGGCTGCTGGGAAGCGCGGCATTCGTCCAGCTCCAGGTGATTTGCAGCGACCGCGACTGGGCCTGTTTTCCTCCCTGTGCGCAATCCCCGGACCTGGTGATCTGCGACTCCTTGCCGTCTTCTGCGGCGATCCATTACCTGCGCCGGCTCTGCGAGCACTACGGGGTTTTCTCGATGATCGAGAGCGAAGCACTGGAGGCCTCGGTCCGCTGGGGGCTGGCCAACTTCCGTGGGCACTCGGGCAAGCACTGCCTGGGCAGTTTCGATGAGCTGGATGCGCCACGGTTCGGCGAAATGCTGCTCAAGGCCCTGGCCTTCAAATCCAGAATGGCCGGCCAGAACCGCCAGCCACGGCTGCCGGACCGGCAGGTCTCGCAGGCGGATGCCCTCCAGGCGCTTGAGCAGCGCCAGATCGTGCCTTTTTTCCAGCCCCAGGTGTGTCTCAAGACCCGGCGCATCACCGGGGCCGAAGCCCTGGTTCGCTGGTTGCACCCGAGCCGGGGCGTGCTGGGGCCTGCGGCCTTTCTGGGCCTGTTCGACCACCCTGACCACCATCGACAGCTGTTCCACAGCCTGCTGCAACAGGGCCTGGAACTGCAGCGCCAGTTGCAGGCCCGCAAGGGGCCGGATCTGGTGTTTTCCTACAACGTCGAGGCCAGCCAACTGTGCGACCCCGAGTTCGCCCGGCAGGTGCTGCAGCGGATCGAAGCCGCCGCAGTACCGGCCGGCCAGGTCACCCTGGAGATTACCGAGCGCGAGGCCCTGGCCCTGGACATGCCGAGCATCGAGAACATCAGCGTCCTGGTGAACAGTGGAGTGCGCCTGTCCCTCGATGACTTCGGCAGCGGGCATTCGTCGATCACCCGCCTGGCGGACATGCCCTTCAGCCAGGTCAAGCTCGATGCAGGATTGATCGGCAACGCCCTGGGAACCAAGCAAAGCCGGATCATCGAGGCGGTGGCGCAACTGGCCCGCTCCCTTGAGCTGGAACTGGTGGCCGAAGGCGTCGAGACCCCGGTGCAGCGGGCGCACCTGCAACGGTTGGGTGTGGTCGCTGCCCAGGGTTACCTGTTCTACAAGCCGATGGAGGGCGCCAGCCTGCTCCGCTTGCTGGCCACCCAGGACCCGGCACCGCGAACCATTCGCCAGGAACCGGGAGTGCGCGGCAGCCGCAGGCTCAAGGCGCCTTGAGCATCACATAGGCTTCGCCGCCACGCCGATCGTGCATCAGCAGGTATGCCTGGCCATCGATGGTAAGCCGGGCGGGGAGGGTCTGCCCCAGCGCCGTACTGGAGAACTTGCCGGCAACGCCGAGAAACTGCCGGGTCAGGGAGCTGTCGTTCTGGCTCGGGGTCGTGACGGCGCATTCCTTGTTGGCCTGTACCTGGACTCCCAGGGTCTGGTCCTGGTTCATGCCCATCCTGGCGAATCCGGCATCGGTCAGGACACCGATGCCATGTTCGCGGGCAGCGGTTTCAGCTCCGTTGAAGGAAGGGGCAGACTTCAGGCATATATCGCGAAAGGCCAGGATGCCGGCGGAGGTGACGGTGGGTTCGGACTCGATTTCGCGGGTCACGCTGGTACAGGCGCCGAGCAGGCCGGCAATCAGCGTAATGAACAGGGCGGTGCGGGATAGGGGGCTCATGGGCGATCCTTGGACGCTGCGGCGGGACGGTATAGCAGGGTAGGCATGGCTGGCGCACAGATCAACATTGGCCGACGTTCAACCCTCTGTAGCCGCTGTCGAGCTGGCGAGGCTGCGCCCGGGCGCGCAGCGGCCGTAAGGTGCGCGGTGCATCAGGCCGTTCGCTGGCGGCTCATGCCGAGCCGTGCGCAGCCTGCGGCAGCGGCTACACGAAACCGGATGTAGCCGCTGTCGAGCCATGGCGAGGCTGCGCCCGGGCGCGCAGCGGCCGTGAAGGTGCGCGGTGCATCAGGCCGTTCGCTGGCGGCTCATGCCGAGCCTTGCGCAGCCTGCGGCAGCGGCTACACGAAACCGAATGTAGCCGCTGTCGAGCCATGGCGAGGCTGCGCACGGGCGCGCAGCGGCCGTAAGGTACGCGGTGCATCAGGCCGTTCGCTGGCGGCTCGTGCCGAGCCGTGCGCAGCCTGCGGCAGCGGCTACACGAAACCGGTGTAGCCGCTGTCGAGCCATGGCGAGGCTGCGCCCGGGCGCGCAGCGGCCGTAAGGTGCTCGGTGCATCAGGCAGAGGGCTGTCAGCCCGGGCCCGTTCAGTCGAAACCGATGCTGGAACTCTGGCGAGTCTCGCGGTCGTGCAACTGATCGATATTGGTCTCGTAGGTGCATTGCCCACTGCACGTGTGGTCGTAGCTGATGGCCGGCTTGAACTGCAGCTTGAGCCTGGGGGTGGCCGGCTCCTGCGCCTGGGATCTGGCACTGGGGGCCGCCAGTGCCGGTTCCGGGTAGCTCAGGTCGAGCCCTTCGGACTGGGCGGGAAGTGCCAGCGCGGCCAGCAGCAGCCCCGGGAAAAACGCCTTGCAACTGAACATCATGAATTTCGCACTGCCAGAAAAGGGGTTGCCGATTATAACGAATCAGGCGCGGTGGAATTAACCGCATGCCGTGTGGCTCGAACATGAAGTCTTTGTCATCGGCCCCGCACGCACCTGCTTCTACACTGCCACTGGTTCCCGTGGCCAAGGAGATTCCCCCATGCCGGCAAGATCCCCCACCAGCATTCTCGAAACCCTTGAAGGCCAGCGCCTGCAAGGGCCGCACGCCGCACAGTGGCGGCAGTGGGGGCCCTACCTGAGCGAACGGCAGT
Coding sequences:
- a CDS encoding YdcH family protein, producing the protein MPVTHDLYQDLSCSKEDIQQRRAEDPHLNALFDKYNSIDDQVLKAEAAAAADDEVRKLKERRLLIKDEISQKLTARS
- a CDS encoding SMP-30/gluconolactonase/LRE family protein, translating into MNQIAPRRFGAGRIILLLVVAILAFLLLAPTQVQPVAWNPAPAPSLSQGPFAENHKLKAVQAVGARDIAGPEALLLEHDQLIAGLHDGRVIQTSLDGTALKVLANTGGRPLGLARHPDGRLIVADAIKGLLALDDQGQVHPLSSEANGLKFGFTDDVAVDAAGRYAYFSDASSRWGYGHDGEAVIEHGGDGRLLRYDFQSGRTEVLLDGLEFANGIALGPDEAFVLVNETGAYRISRYWLKGDKAGQHDLFIDNLPGLPDNLSFNGRDRFWVALYAPRNSLLDGTAPYPFVRKMLVRAMLVLPKPVEKRGFVLGLDTQGRVIANLQDGSSGNYSPITTVREYGDALYLGSLSARHMARLPLQEALAGER
- a CDS encoding SRPBCC family protein, encoding MRDTTQHFRQQYRAAVSPRYNPWLHGGFVLAYGLLCIALLWSTLDRVQPLEWLAVPLALLFFNLCIYVVHRWLGHHKQRFARMFYARHTGDHHSFFTPGLMTYEGRRDWRVILFPAWLIVLHSLLFALPLWGMLGLWNANVAALFASCTVIGYLAYEIFHACEHLPASHPLARLPWIRQMRHLHELHHRRDLMQERNFNIVLPLMDWLFGTLYWQAQDTPVPSHSLTRSTPMTRMQHQVDIPRSSADTLAYAASPRCWPQWHPSSLKVQGADGPLAAGQGFEEDIHAGGRSGHLSWRVEEYLPGQRWRATARGDHGLWLQVTYECQPLANGHSRFVRTLEYRFDSLLMRLGSRLLFKRRIEQESAASMQALCKMAQQAIAQKPAVPAGSPS
- a CDS encoding DUF3969 family protein, giving the protein MPRLLRVLENPALQVRLERYPVKDVSLLVQALGRDEATRLICTLAIGSLCALRAGAIALEEAERMVFTPGTASILRAKGLPDELSELVLQGCELEDVQSLIPERLDAHVQRLIECFTAVLRADAGYAQRADERVGRERLFVIA
- a CDS encoding LysR substrate-binding domain-containing protein — its product is MKLNLQRLDLNLLRVFDALMQEQNLSRAAVRLNLSQPAVSNALARLRRHLDEPLFIRTARGMQPTSRAQSLHIAVRQALHLLQQGLDPSAEFDPAAADQLFTLSMNDYAQARLLPALSQRLQHVAPRIRLAVRSDSADSLAAWLSAGMLDLAVDYLYFDNPDLCYQPLLEEHLVVIGRAGHPAFEPRLDLAAYQGCRHVAIPDRGGRGSPLEIVLGSARVQRQVQLFVPNYLSIPLIVAQSDLLGTVPRHLAEHFAALLPIRIASLPLLASPVQVSLIWHRQQQQAPGLQWLRGEIAALSGTAASQMPVG
- a CDS encoding EAL domain-containing protein, encoding MQTLNVLLLCSSTFRVRRFSRLLGSAAFVQLQVICSDRDWACFPPCAQSPDLVICDSLPSSAAIHYLRRLCEHYGVFSMIESEALEASVRWGLANFRGHSGKHCLGSFDELDAPRFGEMLLKALAFKSRMAGQNRQPRLPDRQVSQADALQALEQRQIVPFFQPQVCLKTRRITGAEALVRWLHPSRGVLGPAAFLGLFDHPDHHRQLFHSLLQQGLELQRQLQARKGPDLVFSYNVEASQLCDPEFARQVLQRIEAAAVPAGQVTLEITEREALALDMPSIENISVLVNSGVRLSLDDFGSGHSSITRLADMPFSQVKLDAGLIGNALGTKQSRIIEAVAQLARSLELELVAEGVETPVQRAHLQRLGVVAAQGYLFYKPMEGASLLRLLATQDPAPRTIRQEPGVRGSRRLKAP